In the genome of Arabidopsis thaliana chromosome 4, partial sequence, the window CCTCCATATAATCGTACTCTTATCTTTACTAAGCTGCAAAGGCGACACTCTATGCGTCTTAACCTTCCTAACAGGAACTTTCCGTTTATGCAACCGATTCCATTTCTTCCAATCTCTCAAGAACTCACCCTCTTCAACAATCGAAGCCGTCTCCTTAAGATGCtcgaaatcaaaataataccGAAAATCCTTACCTTCCTCATCTTTCCCCTTAGAACTATAACTCGAAGACAAACACAAACTCAAATCCATCACAAAAGTCCTATTCAAATACATTGCTTCACCTAAACCACACAAGAAACTCCACATATACTGATTCATACCCTTACAATAATCACCACCCCGCGAATAATACAAATACTTCCCTCTCCGGAAACTCGTCTGCGAACCAAGAGTCGGAATCGTATCATTAATCTCCGAATCACCACCGCGAGCTCCTCGACTCGAGCTCGGTCTACTAATCCTAGGCCTACGAGCATTAACACCAGAATGCCAACCACTAGTATGAAACACTTTATAAGTACAATTCTCACCAAATCCAAACCTAAACCTCCTGAAATCTCTGTATCTCCTCCATGACTTCTCCTTCTTATTCCTAAACCTCCAAGAAACATCGCATTCGTCTAGTTTCGATCCGTTAACCGGAGTTTCGTACTCTAAGAACACAATAGATTTAAAAACCTTCAAATTAAACCTCTCAACAGCAACTAAAACTCTCGGATCAGAACAATTCACAATCTTCAAATCCTCATCACAATCTATAGAGTTCTTCACAGTCATATTACCGATTTTCGCCTCGGATTTCTCAATCGTCGCCTCCGTGACTTGCTCTGTGGAGTTCGACGGAGGTGATGATGACGGAGATGAAGCGAGATCTTCGCCGGTTTTGAGAATCGAACCGTCGATTTTGAAAGTTGCGTTTTCGGTTTCGGTTAGGAGTTTGGTGAGTGCTGGAGCAGATTCAAGCCATGGATCTGGTGGTTGGTAAGTTACTGCGATTACTGTGAAGATGAGAACTGTGAAAACGAAGACTGAGAAACAGACATTGCTTATTAGCTTGATTAGATTTTGTGCGATTGGTTCGGTGGTTAGATCTGATTCCTTCATGGATTTGAGAAGATCCAGAAGAATCGCAGAGATAGAAGAGAGAGCAAGATCTGATGCGAAATCAATGGAAGCTTTTTGgtgtgaggaagaagaagaaaatggactCTAGTGAActttttttagtcttttttttttttggacaagtcttctttttttcttactttgatttttaatttgggaaaaatgtgccaacttttaaatttgggaaaaaaaatgcatgagcttttaaaatgtaatttaaatCTTAAAGTTTGGTTTGACTTTGTCAAAAAATAGTTAAGTTTCGTTGACTGAGATATTTTAGGCATACCGTAAAATTTTCgttaatagaaaaataacgGAGTTAACTTTCCGTTAATAAtctaaaacgacgtcgttttaaaaaaaaaaagcaaaactttGCCAACTAGAGTTGAACCACTGACCTCTCAATTAATTAGCAAAACGCTCAACGACCGAGCCATAGTAAACTATTATACATATCAAAgcttgtgtatatatatactgcaATTAATTGAAACTAACAGAATTCCATTGTTcctgagaaaagaagaaaacggcGTGAGGAGGTGGTGGTGTGACGAGGGAATCTCGTTCAACATGAGCTTGAGGTTTCGATACTGTAGATTGTCTCTGTCTAGTGATGGTTCGTTTGGGGAGAGTAACGATCTCGGATTCAAAATCGATTTTACAATTAGAgatctgtttatttttgttgattttatgtATTGCGAATTCTTGACTACGTCTATGTTTCGGAGCTCATCTCTAGATCTGATTttgttctaaaaaaaaattcaaactcgTGAGGATTTAGGTTTGATTAGTCTCAGCGTTGTAACTGCTCACCGCCGTTTATGTCTCAGGCAACAATGGAGATTTTTAGGTTTGTTATTTTCAGTTAATTACGTGTATGTATATAAGTGTATAAAGTATGCgtattaatcaaatattacTTTGGCGCAGTGGTTGGCAGTTGGTAAAGAGTCTTCTAGGTCCACGGTTCATCTCTAGTTGGTAGCATTTTTcgtctttatttttattttgaaaaacgacgtcgttttagaTTATTAACGGAAAATTAACTCCGTTATCTTTCTGTTGACGGAAATTTTACGGTATGCTTAAAATGTCCCAGTCAACAAAacttaactatttttttataaagttaaacaaaactttaagatttaaatgacatttcgAAAGTTCAGGCTtttttcgtcccaaatttaaaagttgacgcttttttttgacatttttccctttttaatTTACTATTTAATTTAGGAACGAAAATAAATGAGAGTGATTTtgaattggtttggtttagaaGTAAAGTAAATGGACTGGGACGTTTGAGCCGGTTTGATTTGAACGTTTTACTTATGTGTTCTAAAAGAGGATATTTGGATTAATGATTTTAGGAGGTTTCAGTATAAATATTTCGAAGTTGAACGAATAAAAACTTTTAGAAATTTTAGTTCAtgaaatagtaaaataaaataggaaAATTGCACGTATGCTCAGTGGATTCAGTATTTAGATTCTAATTTCCCAAAAGTTTCAGCGCTACtgttgcaaaaataaaaacgcgTGTATCCCTATGTCTAGTAGAAATCTAAATGTAGCTCTTATATCTCTTTGTGTAAGGCGAATAGTAGAAGATCTTGCTTTGGATATTTTGGTGGgtgaattaaatttttatattattttgatagtTTTCAATCGAGGCGTCGTTTCGGTCCAATCTATATTTACCTCATGTTTTTTCTTCGTCTCTTTCATTCTAATTGGTTTGTTATCGGATAATTTGTTACCGTACACGAGTTTTTGTGGTTCAGAATTCGTCTCACGTGTTGCGAGTGGTGAATATATTAACTCtattatgaatatattaacTTTATTATCTGTTATCTCATTATCTCGACATTTCATTGCGAGAGGACCTATATCTATATTAACTCTATTATATGCTATCTCGTTATCTCGACATTTCATTGcgtgttttgaaattttaactCCTAACTGGTTTGTTATCAGATAATTTATTACCGTACACGAGTTTTTGCGGTTCAGAATTCGTCTCACGTGTTGCGAGTGGTGAATATATTAACTCTATTATGAATATACTaactttattatttgttatctCATTATCTCGATATTTCATATTGTTTTACTCTGTGTAATATCTCGACATTTTATTGCGCGTGTTGAAGTTTTAACCTCTAACATATTTATTATCAGATACTTTATTATCGACATTGCGGTTCAGAATTCTACATTTTATTTACTCTCCCTATGTGTAATAAATCGACATTTCATTGCGAGAGGACCTATATCTATGTTAACTCTATTATATGCTATCTCGTTATCTTGACATTTCATTGCgtgttttgaagttttaactCCTAATTGGTTTGCTATCAGATAATTTGTTACCGTACACAAGTTTTTGCGGTTCAGAATTCGTCTCACGTGTTGCGAGTAGTGAATATATTAACTCtattatgaatatattaacTTTATTATCTGCTATCTCATTATCTCGACATTTCATATTGTTTTACTCTGTGTAATATCTCGACATTTTATTGCGTGTGTtgaagttttaacccctaACAGATTGATTATCGGATACTTTATTACCATATACGAATTTTTGCGGTACTCTCACTACACGTGTAATAACTCGACATTTCATTGCGAGTGGTGAAGCCCTACAACTATATTAACTTTATTATCTGCTATCTGGTTATCGTCTTCTACTATTGGGcatagttttatttattcttattttctatcAAGAATCTTCTAATATAACCTATGATACCATATCAAATAACGTATTATCGACTAACCTAATTATCTTCATACTTGTGTTAGAATTAAATGTTGCATAATCATTACGTATCCAACAATATCTCTGCTCAGTAGGGATAAATATGTCAGAATTTGTTGTCGGGAGGAGAAAGaactaaatataaaatcatcaCTCATACTTTCCTAATTTCGCATTCGTCTAAGCATAGAAATTTAATTCACCCAATAAAATAAACCAATTCCTTGttcaaaaaaagtaataataataaaatataaacgaATTCTACAAATGTGTAAAATATAACTTCATTCATAATTTAAACTATAATTGTACAcgacaaaacccaaaaattatCCCatctattttatttgaatatttaatacttttattttttagtttaaagaAAAGTATTTCATTGAATTATATTTGGTCCGAAATACATCTTTTTTGAATTGTTGGTATATTTAAACCCTTGACTTAACGAACATTATGGAATCAATGAACATCgttaaataataacaaaaagcATATGTATTCATTTTTGAACGTTTAATACCTTAACTTTTTAGTTAGAAAAAGATATTTCTCTAAAAATactttatcttttaattattagtatatTCAAATCCGTGATTTATCAGCCGTTAACAGATgttataaaatcaataaaatcgttaaattttaaattcacatatataaatagatatatacaaaatagagaaatattttttttttcttaatctaatATTTGTATGCTTAAAGACACAAATAGAGTATTTGACTTATCAAGGTGGTTTAGAATTTATTCAAgaaattgatttgatatttatagGTGCTATGATCAAACTAAATCTTAAGGAGATGTTAGTGATTATATGAATATAAATACGACGTTTGTATTCTACCACTTGATTTGTTAATTTCGAGAACTCTCTGATGCTCAAGTCAATTTTTACCTGTAcactataatatttattattattattaggtaattgaaaatattgtaACCAAAAAAGGCAAATGCTCGTACGATTATGCACTGAAATAAAATGACCTGTAAGACTTTTCCTTCGTTATATGAGTGTTAGTAATAAAGGGAGTGTTGGTGGAGGTATTCTGAAACCGGAGAATGTGATTGAC includes:
- the SUB1 gene encoding calcium ion binding protein (SUB1; BEST Arabidopsis thaliana protein match is: unknown protein (TAIR:AT2G04280.1); Has 128 Blast hits to 128 proteins in 15 species: Archae - 0; Bacteria - 0; Metazoa - 0; Fungi - 0; Plants - 127; Viruses - 0; Other Eukaryotes - 1 (source: NCBI BLink).), which produces MKESDLTTEPIAQNLIKLISNVCFSVFVFTVLIFTVIAVTYQPPDPWLESAPALTKLLTETENATFKIDGSILKTGEDLASSPSSSPPSNSTEQVTEATIEKSEAKIGNMTVKNSIDCDEDLKIVNCSDPRVLVAVERFNLKVFKSIVFLEYETPVNGSKLDECDVSWRFRNKKEKSWRRYRDFRRFRFGFGENCTYKVFHTSGWHSGVNARRPRISRPSSSRGARGGDSEINDTIPTLGSQTSFRRGKYLYYSRGGDYCKGMNQYMWSFLCGLGEAMYLNRTFVMDLSLCLSSSYSSKGKDEEGKDFRYYFDFEHLKETASIVEEGEFLRDWKKWNRLHKRKVPVRKVKTHRVSPLQLSKDKSTIIWRQFDTPEPENYWYRVCEGQASKYVERPWHALWKSKRLMNIVSEISGKMDWDFDAVHVVRGEKAKNKKLWPHLDADTWPDAILTKLKGLVQVWRNLYVATNEPFYNYFDKLRSQYKVHLLDDYSYLWGNKSEWYNETSLLNNGKPVEFDGYMRVAVDTEVFYRGKTRVETFYNLTTDCKDGINTC